In Deinococcus proteolyticus MRP, a single genomic region encodes these proteins:
- a CDS encoding carbohydrate kinase family protein — translation MKFFVIGDVNVDHIYHLDQLPQPGREVHPLRAVMQPGGSGGTIAVTLARLGHSVTLATSVGNDPFAEYALSQVRASGVLESAVQIASDEATSTITVMQTADGQRTMISSGGANRQLNAGKLKKKDIESADALIISAYSLVEGEQREYALKAIEYAKKAKKPVPLFIDLGTGAVNKAGQGLIDDVIQADYLSLNQHEILALTGTSSISAALATLADEGLHHVAVKVGAMGCIVWTPAETELVDAVLPQDEEALDSTGAGDTFTAVFAHAVMSGQPLKAAARMANAAGGLAATRLGAQVRLITPEDLAPYAG, via the coding sequence GTGAAATTTTTTGTTATTGGCGACGTGAACGTTGACCATATCTATCATCTGGACCAACTGCCTCAGCCGGGCAGGGAAGTCCATCCGCTGCGGGCGGTCATGCAGCCAGGCGGCTCAGGCGGCACCATTGCTGTGACTCTGGCCCGCCTGGGGCACAGCGTCACCCTGGCGACCAGCGTGGGCAACGATCCTTTCGCCGAGTATGCCCTCAGCCAGGTGCGGGCCAGCGGCGTGCTGGAAAGCGCGGTCCAAATAGCCAGCGACGAGGCCACAAGCACCATTACCGTGATGCAGACGGCCGACGGTCAGCGCACCATGATCAGCTCGGGCGGGGCGAACCGGCAGCTGAATGCCGGCAAGCTAAAGAAAAAAGACATCGAAAGCGCTGACGCCCTGATTATCAGTGCCTACAGCCTGGTCGAAGGCGAGCAGCGCGAGTACGCCCTCAAGGCCATTGAGTATGCCAAAAAGGCGAAAAAGCCAGTGCCGCTGTTTATTGACTTGGGCACCGGCGCGGTGAACAAGGCTGGCCAGGGCCTGATTGACGACGTGATTCAGGCCGATTACCTCAGCCTGAACCAGCACGAGATTCTGGCGCTGACCGGGACCTCCTCCATCAGCGCGGCGCTGGCCACCCTGGCCGATGAAGGGCTGCATCATGTGGCCGTCAAGGTGGGCGCGATGGGCTGCATCGTCTGGACACCTGCCGAAACCGAGCTGGTCGACGCCGTGCTGCCACAGGACGAGGAAGCACTCGACAGCACCGGCGCCGGCGATACCTTTACCGCCGTGTTCGCCCACGCCGTGATGAGCGGTCAGCCGCTCAAGGCTGCTGCCCGAATGGCCAACGCCGCCGGTGGCCTCGCCGCTACCCGCTTGGGCGCCCAGGTCCGGCTGATTACTCCCGAGGATCTCGCCCCTTACGCGGGCTGA